A single region of the Apodemus sylvaticus chromosome 7, mApoSyl1.1, whole genome shotgun sequence genome encodes:
- the LOC127690164 gene encoding olfactory receptor 7G2-like yields the protein MELKNQTAVSEFHLLGLTDNYKLLPLIFAMFLSMYLITVLGNLIIIMAISFGSQLHTPMYLFLSILSINDICYSTVTIPKMLVNIQAHDDSISYIECLSQICFLSIFGGMENFLLAVMAYDRYVAICKPLRYTVIMNPFCCVLMVLFSLFFSIMYALLHTLMVLRLSFCTDLEIPHFFCELAQIIKLACSDIFLNNFLIFVAAFVFGGGPVCGIVFSYIYIVSSVLRMPSGGKHRAFSTCASHLSVVSLFYGTGFGVYISSAMTDSLRNTAMASVMYSVVPPLLNPFIYSLRNREMKEALRKLLGRLIYLI from the coding sequence ATGGAACTGAAAAACCAAACAGCAGTTTCAGAATTTCATCTGCTTGGACTGACAGACAATTACAAACTGCTGCCCCTCATCTTCGCCATGTTCCTCTCTATGTATCTGATTACAGTTCTGGGAAACCTGATTATTATTATGGCTATCAGCTTTGGCTCCCAACTGCACACTCCCATGTACCTATTCCTGTCTATCCTTTCCATTAATGATATCTGCTATAGTACAGTAACAATCCCTAAAATGCTGGTGAACATCCAAGCCCATGATGATAGCATAAGTTACATAGAATGTCTCTCTCAAATCTGCTTTCTTTCAATTTTTGGTGGCATGGAAAATTTTCTCCTGGCAGTAATGGCCTATGATAGATATGTGGCCATTTGCAAGCCCCTTAGGTACACAGTCATCATGAACCCTTTTtgctgtgtcctgatggttctatTCTCCCTTTTCTTTAGCATTATGTATGCCTTACTCCATACTCTAATGGTTTTGAGGCTTTCCTTCTGCACAGACCTAGAAATCCCACACTTTTTCTGTGAGCTGGCTCAGATTATCAAACTTGCTTGTTCTGATATATTTctcaataattttttaatatttgttgcaGCTTTTGTCTTTGGGGGTGGTCCTGTGTGTGGAAttgttttttcatatatttacattgttTCATCAGTCTTGAGAATGCCATCTGGAGGGAAGCACAGAGCTTTTTCTACCTGTGCTTCACATCTGTCTGTGGTTTCTTTGTTCTATGGAACAGGATTTGGAGTTTACATCAGTTCTGCCATGACAGATTCTCTTAGAAACACAGCAATGGCTTCCGTGATGTACAGTGTAGTTCCTCCATTGCTCAACCCATTTATCTATAGTCTAAGAAATAGAGAAATGAAGGAAGCCTTGAGGAAACTTCTTGGCAGGCTCATTTATCTTATATGA